Proteins found in one Exiguobacterium sp. 9-2 genomic segment:
- a CDS encoding thiamine diphosphokinase: MRAILVCAGPQEEVPDLRMLCQSSDFIIGVDGGVQTIELFGLTCDMTIGDFDSLGYVPEGAIVHPAEKDETDLELALRTVSEMKRFDDTIIVGATGGRLDMTVQNVYLLKQYPEARLVTKREEVRYLAVGLYAVEAESYHYLSFIPLVPSILSLAGVKYPLDMHPVPVGGSLTVSNEWSTSEATVELHQGELLMMRTLKE, encoded by the coding sequence ATGCGGGCGATTCTCGTGTGTGCCGGTCCTCAAGAAGAAGTGCCTGATTTGCGGATGCTTTGTCAGTCTAGTGATTTCATCATTGGTGTCGATGGTGGTGTTCAGACGATTGAATTGTTTGGGCTGACATGCGACATGACGATCGGTGACTTTGATTCGCTTGGTTACGTACCTGAAGGAGCAATCGTTCATCCGGCTGAGAAAGATGAGACGGATCTCGAACTCGCCCTTCGTACAGTATCAGAGATGAAACGGTTTGATGATACTATCATCGTCGGAGCAACAGGTGGACGACTCGACATGACCGTTCAAAATGTGTATTTATTGAAGCAATACCCTGAAGCGCGACTCGTCACGAAACGGGAAGAGGTGCGATATTTGGCAGTAGGATTGTATGCAGTCGAAGCCGAAAGCTATCATTATCTTTCTTTCATTCCACTTGTGCCGTCAATCTTGAGTTTAGCTGGAGTCAAATATCCACTTGATATGCATCCTGTTCCGGTCGGAGGTTCCTTGACCGTCAGTAATGAATGGAGTACGTCAGAAGCGACAGTAGAGCTCCATCAAGGAGAACTATTGATGATGCGAACACTTAAGGAATAG